One Alosa alosa isolate M-15738 ecotype Scorff River chromosome 22, AALO_Geno_1.1, whole genome shotgun sequence DNA segment encodes these proteins:
- the LOC125287244 gene encoding monocarboxylate transporter 7 isoform X2, with the protein MKTKRCLGPNVYTDVPDGGWGWVVAVAFFVVEAFTYGIIKTFGIFLNDLMVEFEESNSRISWILSICVFVMTFTAPLSSLLSNRFGFQPVVMVGGFLISLGMITTAFTTSVNQMYITTGIIAGLGYCLTFLPTVTILSQYFCKRRSIVTSMASTGESIAIFAFAPAFTALKAKIGWRYTMVVIGLLQGSIVICGTLLRPIVIKPSPSDESSKEKLSTQQEAKQPINGEQLHGSAGSGDSGVQSLEDTEVGVQVTEKEEQKALSPKPNEKPARHKLLDLSVLKDGSFLCYSAFGLFATLGFFAPQLYVVELSASRGVDRDKAAYSLSVMAVAEIFGRLSIGWIMSWRRLRKIYVLLVCVLLLCLVLVIFTLVGGFWGVAVCCVFYGFLLGNVASTHIPMLAEDDVVGIQRMASAAGVYVCIQSFAGLAGPPLGGVLVDITDNYGAAFYSCAGGMALGAIFLGMVRPAKMGKLCWKKTTQESQKSPAERGTSVKDSSPEDFVEEDICPVTNPNDH; encoded by the exons ATGAAGACAAAG AGGTGCCTAGGACCCAATGTTTACACTGATGTTCCAGATGGTGGCTGGGGCTGGGTGGTGGCAGTGGCCTTTTTTGTGGTCGAGGCGTTCACCTATGGCATCATAAAGACCTTCGGGATCTTCTTGAATGATCTTATGGTTGAATTTGAAGAGAGCAACAGCCGAATATCATGGAttctctccatctgtgtgtttgtcatgaCATTCACAG CCCCACTGTCATCTTTGCTGAGCAACCGTTTTGGCTTCCAGCCTGTTGTGATGGTCGGAGGCTTCCTCATCTCTTTAGGAATGATCACAACAGCTTTTACCACTTCTGTAAATCAGATGTACATCACTACTGGGATTATAGCAG gaCTGGGCTACTGCCTCACCTTCCTCCCCACCGTCACCATCCTCTCCCAGTACTTCTGTAAGCGCCGCTCCATTGTGACCTCGATGGCTTCCACTGGGGAGTCAATTGCCATATTTGCTTTTGCTCCAG CATTTACAGCACTCAAAGCCAAAATTGGTTGGAGGTACACAATGGTAGTGATTGGACTTCTTCAAGGTTCAATCGTCATATGTGGGACCCTTCTCCGGCCCATAGTGATCAAGCCCTCACCTTCAGATGAAAGCAGTAAGGAAAAGTTGTCCACACAGCAAGAGGCCAAACAGCCTATAAACGGAGAACAACTCCATGGGTCTGCTGGCTCAGGGGATTCTGGTGTTCAGTCACTAGAAGACACTGAGGTGGGAGTCCAGGTCACAGAGAAGGAAGAGCAAAAGGCCCTTTCCCCGAAACCCAACGAGAAGCCAGCGAGACACAAGCTCCTGGATCTTTCTGTACTGAAGGACGGAAGCTTCCTGTGCTACTCCGCGTTTGGCCTCTTCGCCACGCTCGGCTTCTTCGCACCGCAGCTCTACGTGGTGGAGCTGAGCGCTAGCCGGGGCGTGGACCGGGACAAGGCGGCGTACTCGCTCTCCGTCATGGCCGTGGCCGAGATCTTCGGGCGCCTCTCCATCGGCTGGATCATGAGCTGGCGGCGCCTGCGGAAGATCTACGTGCTGCTGGTGTGCGTGCTGCTCCTGTGCCTCGTGCTGGTGATCTTCACGCTGGTGGGCGGCTTCTGGGGCGTGGCCGTGTGCTGCGTGTTCTACGGCTTTCTGCTGGGCAACGTGGCCTCCACCCACATCCCCATGCTCGCCGAAGATGACGTGGTGGGCATCCAGAGGATGGCATCGGCCGCCGGCGTCTACGTCTGCATTCAGAGTTTTGCAGGCCTCGCCGGGCCACCTTTGGGAG GTGTTTTGGTGGACATTACGGACAATTATGGCGCTGCGTTTTACTCCTGTGCTGGGGGTATGGCACTAGGAGCCATATTTCTGGGAATGGTACGACCAGCTAAGATGGGCAAGCTCTGCTGGAAGAAAACCACTCAAGAGTCACAGAAGAGTCCAGCGGAGAGAGGTACCTCAGTAAAAGACAGCTCACCAGAAGACTTTGTTGAAGAGGACATTTGCCCGGTCACCAATCCAAATGACCACTGA
- the LOC125287244 gene encoding monocarboxylate transporter 7 isoform X1 encodes MTKWWSCTKRCLGPNVYTDVPDGGWGWVVAVAFFVVEAFTYGIIKTFGIFLNDLMVEFEESNSRISWILSICVFVMTFTAPLSSLLSNRFGFQPVVMVGGFLISLGMITTAFTTSVNQMYITTGIIAGLGYCLTFLPTVTILSQYFCKRRSIVTSMASTGESIAIFAFAPAFTALKAKIGWRYTMVVIGLLQGSIVICGTLLRPIVIKPSPSDESSKEKLSTQQEAKQPINGEQLHGSAGSGDSGVQSLEDTEVGVQVTEKEEQKALSPKPNEKPARHKLLDLSVLKDGSFLCYSAFGLFATLGFFAPQLYVVELSASRGVDRDKAAYSLSVMAVAEIFGRLSIGWIMSWRRLRKIYVLLVCVLLLCLVLVIFTLVGGFWGVAVCCVFYGFLLGNVASTHIPMLAEDDVVGIQRMASAAGVYVCIQSFAGLAGPPLGGVLVDITDNYGAAFYSCAGGMALGAIFLGMVRPAKMGKLCWKKTTQESQKSPAERGTSVKDSSPEDFVEEDICPVTNPNDH; translated from the exons ATGACGAAATGGTGGTCCTGCACCAAGAGGTGCCTAGGACCCAATGTTTACACTGATGTTCCAGATGGTGGCTGGGGCTGGGTGGTGGCAGTGGCCTTTTTTGTGGTCGAGGCGTTCACCTATGGCATCATAAAGACCTTCGGGATCTTCTTGAATGATCTTATGGTTGAATTTGAAGAGAGCAACAGCCGAATATCATGGAttctctccatctgtgtgtttgtcatgaCATTCACAG CCCCACTGTCATCTTTGCTGAGCAACCGTTTTGGCTTCCAGCCTGTTGTGATGGTCGGAGGCTTCCTCATCTCTTTAGGAATGATCACAACAGCTTTTACCACTTCTGTAAATCAGATGTACATCACTACTGGGATTATAGCAG gaCTGGGCTACTGCCTCACCTTCCTCCCCACCGTCACCATCCTCTCCCAGTACTTCTGTAAGCGCCGCTCCATTGTGACCTCGATGGCTTCCACTGGGGAGTCAATTGCCATATTTGCTTTTGCTCCAG CATTTACAGCACTCAAAGCCAAAATTGGTTGGAGGTACACAATGGTAGTGATTGGACTTCTTCAAGGTTCAATCGTCATATGTGGGACCCTTCTCCGGCCCATAGTGATCAAGCCCTCACCTTCAGATGAAAGCAGTAAGGAAAAGTTGTCCACACAGCAAGAGGCCAAACAGCCTATAAACGGAGAACAACTCCATGGGTCTGCTGGCTCAGGGGATTCTGGTGTTCAGTCACTAGAAGACACTGAGGTGGGAGTCCAGGTCACAGAGAAGGAAGAGCAAAAGGCCCTTTCCCCGAAACCCAACGAGAAGCCAGCGAGACACAAGCTCCTGGATCTTTCTGTACTGAAGGACGGAAGCTTCCTGTGCTACTCCGCGTTTGGCCTCTTCGCCACGCTCGGCTTCTTCGCACCGCAGCTCTACGTGGTGGAGCTGAGCGCTAGCCGGGGCGTGGACCGGGACAAGGCGGCGTACTCGCTCTCCGTCATGGCCGTGGCCGAGATCTTCGGGCGCCTCTCCATCGGCTGGATCATGAGCTGGCGGCGCCTGCGGAAGATCTACGTGCTGCTGGTGTGCGTGCTGCTCCTGTGCCTCGTGCTGGTGATCTTCACGCTGGTGGGCGGCTTCTGGGGCGTGGCCGTGTGCTGCGTGTTCTACGGCTTTCTGCTGGGCAACGTGGCCTCCACCCACATCCCCATGCTCGCCGAAGATGACGTGGTGGGCATCCAGAGGATGGCATCGGCCGCCGGCGTCTACGTCTGCATTCAGAGTTTTGCAGGCCTCGCCGGGCCACCTTTGGGAG GTGTTTTGGTGGACATTACGGACAATTATGGCGCTGCGTTTTACTCCTGTGCTGGGGGTATGGCACTAGGAGCCATATTTCTGGGAATGGTACGACCAGCTAAGATGGGCAAGCTCTGCTGGAAGAAAACCACTCAAGAGTCACAGAAGAGTCCAGCGGAGAGAGGTACCTCAGTAAAAGACAGCTCACCAGAAGACTTTGTTGAAGAGGACATTTGCCCGGTCACCAATCCAAATGACCACTGA
- the LOC125287245 gene encoding archaemetzincin-2 isoform X1, protein MCMMPQNRLINKLMLYRPQLRILHLATGMGVFSFARYDDNFYQRNYAGQLKKGSKPKPGDYSVFNNYYIPPITSTLLLRSCKVVSHEVGHMFGLQHCQWLQCVMQGSNHLEESDRGPLSLCPICLRKLQSSIGFKIADRYKALLQWVHDDGGSAGVHAVKPTEAFQEYGQWLQRCLAMME, encoded by the exons ATGTGTATGATGCCCCAGAAtagattaataaataaattgatGCTATATAGGCCACAATTGAGGATTTTGCATCTTGCTACAGGAATGGGAGTTTTCAGTTTTGCCAGATATGACGATAACTTCTATCAGCGTAATTATGCCGGGCAACTTAAGAAAGGCAGCAAACCAAAGCCGGGAGACTACAGTGTTTTCAACAATTACTATATTCCACCCATCACCAGCACCCTGCTCCTTAGGTCCTGTAAG GTTGTGAGCCATGAGGTCGGGCACATGTTTGGCCTGCAGCATTGCCAATGGCTCCAGTGTGTCATGCAGGGCTCCAACCACTTGGAGGAGTCAGATCGCGGGCCTCTCAGCCTCTGCCCCATCTGTCTGCGCAAGCTCCAGTCTAGCATCGGCTTTAAAATAGCCGACAGGTACAAG GCCCTGCTACAGTGGGTTCATGATGATGGAGGCAGTGCTGGTGTGCATGCGGTCAAGCCAACAGAGGCCTTCCAGGAGTACGGGCAGTGGCTTCAGAGGTGTCTGGCCATGATGGAATAG
- the LOC125287245 gene encoding archaemetzincin-2 isoform X2, with protein MGVFSFARYDDNFYQRNYAGQLKKGSKPKPGDYSVFNNYYIPPITSTLLLRSCKVVSHEVGHMFGLQHCQWLQCVMQGSNHLEESDRGPLSLCPICLRKLQSSIGFKIADRYKALLQWVHDDGGSAGVHAVKPTEAFQEYGQWLQRCLAMME; from the exons ATGGGAGTTTTCAGTTTTGCCAGATATGACGATAACTTCTATCAGCGTAATTATGCCGGGCAACTTAAGAAAGGCAGCAAACCAAAGCCGGGAGACTACAGTGTTTTCAACAATTACTATATTCCACCCATCACCAGCACCCTGCTCCTTAGGTCCTGTAAG GTTGTGAGCCATGAGGTCGGGCACATGTTTGGCCTGCAGCATTGCCAATGGCTCCAGTGTGTCATGCAGGGCTCCAACCACTTGGAGGAGTCAGATCGCGGGCCTCTCAGCCTCTGCCCCATCTGTCTGCGCAAGCTCCAGTCTAGCATCGGCTTTAAAATAGCCGACAGGTACAAG GCCCTGCTACAGTGGGTTCATGATGATGGAGGCAGTGCTGGTGTGCATGCGGTCAAGCCAACAGAGGCCTTCCAGGAGTACGGGCAGTGGCTTCAGAGGTGTCTGGCCATGATGGAATAG